Genomic window (Oryzihumus leptocrescens):
GAGCGCGGCCAGCCCGCGGACCCACTCGATCTTGCGCCGCTGCCGCGGCACGAGGTGCAGGTCGGACAGGTGCAGCACCCGCAGCGGCGCCGCCCCGTGCGGCAGCACCGGCACGGTGTAGCGGCGCAGCGTGAAGGCGTTGCGCTCGATCAGGGAGGCATAACCGAGGCCCGTCGCGCCAACGGCGAGGGCCCCGAGGGCGGTGCGCGTGAGTCCGTTCATCGCCCCCATCCTCGCAAACACCGGCCCCCGGCGGGGTGGGAGACTGCGACCCATGACCGAGACCTCGCTCAAGACGACCCTCCAGACCGCGCTCACCGAGGCCATGCGTGAGCGCGACCAGGTCCGCGCCGGCACCCTGCGGATGACCCTCACGGCCGTCACCAACGAGGAGGTCTCCGGCAAGGAGGCGCGCGAGCTCTCCGACGACGAGGTGCTCAAGGTGATCACCAAGGAGGCCAAGAAGCGCCGGGAGGCGGCCACGGCATACCAGGACGCAGGGCGGGCCGAGCTCGCGGACCGCGAGCTCGCCGAGCTGACCGTGCTGGAGGCCTACCTGCCCCAGCAGCTCAGCGACGAGGAGCTCGACGCGCTGGTCGCCAAGGCGGTCCAGGACTCCGGTGCCACCGGTATGCCGCAGATGGGCCTGGTCATGAAGGCCGTCCAGCCGCTCGTGGCCGGCCGGGCCGAGGGTGGGCGCATCGCCGCCGCCGTGAAGAAGGCCCTCGCCGGCTGACCGGCTCGGGGCGCGCCCACGCCGCGTCCTGACGCGACAGCGCCCGCCACCTTGCTCAGGTGGCGGGCGTTGCGTCACTTCCTGGGCTTCTTACCCTTTCGGTGGCCCTGTGGTCTTTGGTGGCTTGGGGGTCGGACTTTTGGAGGGCTGGGGCGTCGTGGTCGTCGCGGTCGTCGACGGTGTCGGCGCGGCCGGAGCCTTGCCGTTGGAGTAGGTCACCACCACCGTGGAGCCCCGGACCGCCCGACTCCCGGCGCCAGGGGAGGTCGACAGCGCCGTGCCGGCCGGCTGCGCGGAGTCGACCGCCTGGCCCTTGACGCCGTTGAAGCCGGCGGCATCGATCTGCTGGATCGCCTGGTCGACCGGCAGCCCACCGACGTAGGGCACCACGATCTGGTCGCCGAACATGACCTTGTCGCTGGCGCCGCCGAACTGCTGGACGGGCATCCCTGCGGAGGCGTCATCCATGATCGCCTTCCACGTGGGCGCGGCGACCGTGGCACCGAAGATGATGGGGTAGAAGTGGCCCGCGAGGGTCATGTTCTTCAGCGCGCGCATGTTCTTGATGTCCGCGTCCTGGACGTTGCCGACCCACACGGCAGTGGACAGCTGCGGGGTGTAGCCGGCGAACCACGACTGGTGGTTGTTCTCCGCGGTGCCCGTCTTGCCGGCCGCCGGACGGCCGCCTGCCAGCTCGTTGCCCGCCGCGGTGCCCTCCGTCAGCACGTGCGTGAGGACCTCGGTGGTCCCGTTGGCGACGTTGGCGTCGATGGGCTTGGTGCACGTGGTCTTGCCCACCGGCAGGGTCTTGTGGTCCCAGGTGGAGACCGCCAGCACCGGCACCGGGGTGCAGTAGGTGCCCCGGGCGGCGAGCGTCGCGTAGGACGCCGCCAGCGTCAGCGGCGAGGTGTTGTCCGACCCCAGGGTGACCGGCGCGGGCCAGTTCTGGATCGGTTCACCGGTGTCGCTCCGGTGCAGGCCCATCGAGGTCATGACGTCGCGCACGTGGGTGCAGCCGAGCTTGGCCACCAGGCCTGCGAAGGCGGTGTTGATCGAGTCGGCGGCCGCCTTGACGAGGGAGATCCGGCCGACGGCTGACCCCTCGTCGTTGCGGACCGGGTAGCCCGGCGGGGCGGGGCGGCAGTTGTCGGTGTACTCGCCCGGACTGAACAGCGCGGGGATCTTCGCCGTCGCGGGCTTCGCATAGAGCGTGCTGTTGACCGGCATCCCGGCCTTCAGGGCCGCCACGACGGCA
Coding sequences:
- a CDS encoding GatB/YqeY domain-containing protein, translating into MTETSLKTTLQTALTEAMRERDQVRAGTLRMTLTAVTNEEVSGKEARELSDDEVLKVITKEAKKRREAATAYQDAGRAELADRELAELTVLEAYLPQQLSDEELDALVAKAVQDSGATGMPQMGLVMKAVQPLVAGRAEGGRIAAAVKKALAG